DNA from Krasilnikovia cinnamomea:
CTTCGGGGCGCCGACGGTTGTCTTCCAGGGCCAGACGTCGACCCTCGACGGGGACGGCCCGGCCGCGCAGCTGCTCAACATCGACCCGGGGGCGCGGCCCGACGACGGCACCTCCGGTACGCAGAAGATGACCAAGGAGCAGCAGCAGGCGGTCCAGCGGGCGATCCAGGCCGAGGGCCGGATCCGGGCTTCCAAGAACGCCGACGCGGCGGCCAAGGAGGCCGAGGACCTCAAGAAGATCGAGCGGAAGATCGCGGACGCACTCGCGAAGGTGAAGCTGCTCGACCAGGTGCGGTTCACGATCGACCGGCGGGGTCTGGTGGTCACCGTGGTGACCAACGAGGTGGTCTTCGCGGGCAACCGGGCCGACCTGCGGCCGGGTGGGGCCAAGATCCTGGACGCGGTGACGCCGCCGCTGCTGGCGCTGCCGAACCCGATCGAGGTGGACGGCCACACCAACCAGCTCAACTCCCCGACCACGTTCTACCCGAGCGGTTGGGAGCTGTCCGCTGCCCGCGCCTCGCGGGTGGTCCGTTACCTGACCGACCACGGGCTGGCCAAGAGCCGGATGAGCGCGGTCGGGTACTCCGACACCAAGCCGTTGATCGACCCCAGGGACCCGCGGGCGATCACCATGAACCGCCGGGTCGACGTGGTCGTCCTGACCATGCTGAAGCCGGATCAGGCCGGGCTGCTGCCGGCCGCCGCGGGAGACGACGCGAAGCCGCACGTCGGCCAGACCACGGCCGAGGCGAACGCCGAGGCGAACGCCGAAGCGGGCACCACCCCGTCCACCACCACGACCACGCACGACTGACGACAAGGAGGTTTCGATGAGCGAGAAGGATTCGGCTGCGCCGAAGAAGAAGGGCAAGCTGCTGCTGTTCCTCCTGGGCCCGGTCATTCTGCTGGGCGGTGGCGGGGCCGGCGGGTACATGCTGTTCGCGTCGCAGAAGGCGGAGGCCACGCCGAAGGCGCCGGAGAAGGGCGTGGTCGTCACGTTGGAGGATCCGCTGACGATCAACCTGTCCGCCGGGCACTATCTGAAACTGGGCTTCGCCATGCAGATGACCGCGGACGCCGGCGAGGAGGAGATCGACACCGCCGAGGCGCGTGACCTGGCGATCGACCAGTACACCGGCCTGGACATCGCGGTGCTGGAGAACGAGAAGGGTCGGGCGAAGGCCAAGCAGGACCTGCTCGCCAAGCTCGACCAGGCATACCGCAAGGACAAGAAGCAACTGGTCATGGACATCTACTTCACCCAGTTCGTGACGCAGTGACGGTGGCGCCGGACCGGGCATCGACCTGCCCATCCGGCGTACCTGGGGACAAAGCGACCCACGGGCTCAGTGGTTCGCGAAACGAGCCGATGAGGACGACGTGACCAACTCTCCGTCTGCGCCCGCCACCGGGCGGGGAACCATGCCGGCCGTCGGGCGGGGCAAGATGTCGCGCCGCGGTACCGGAGGGCCGGCACCGTACGACTTCCGGCGCCCGATCAAGCTGTCCCGCGAGCACGTCCGGACGCTGCAGATAGCGTTCGAGACGTACGCCCGCGGCTGCGGCACGCTGCTGACCACCCGGCTGCGGGTGGTCAGCAGCGTGACGTTGAACTCGATCGAGCAACTCAACTACGACGAGTACGTCGCGACGCTGGCCAACCCCACCATCCTGGCGCTGGTCTCCCTCGACCCGCTGCCCGGCACGGTGCTGATGGAGATGTCCTCACCGGCGGTGATGACGGCCATCGACCACATGCTGGGTGGTCCGGGCGGTCCCCAACCGGAGCGCCCGCTGACCGACGTCGAGATGCCACTGCTGCGCGGCCTGATGGAGCGGATGCTCGGCGAACTGCGCTACGGCTTCGAGACGCTGGTCGACATCAACCCGAAGCTGCGGGACATCGAGTACAACGCGCAGTTCCTGCGGGCACACCAGCCGGGCGACGCGGTGGTGATCGCCTCGTTCGAGATGAAGATCGGCACCGAGGAGTGCGTGGCGAGCATCTGCCTGCCGTTCAACACGATCCTGCCGGTGCTGGAACACCATGAAGCGATCGAGCTGACCCCGGCCGAGCGGCTGGCCCGCGACGTCGCGCTGCGGAACCTGACGGGCGGACTTTCTGCCGCGCCGATCGATGTTGCGGTCCGATTCCACCCAATTCGGATGCGTACCGATGACATCGTGGATCTACGCCCCGGCGACGTCGTGCCGTTGGGGCACCCGATCAGCGTGCCGCTCGACGTGACCGTCAACGACACCGTCTTCGCCCACGCCGTACCGGGTAATCAGGGCGCCCGGCTCGCGTGTCTCGTCGTGCCGTCGCCCCAGGAACCGTCGAAGGAGGTTGGCCGCCTGTGACCGCGCCCACCATCACCGAGCCGCAGGTCGCGCTGGCGCGCAGCGCCGCGGAGGCGGCCCGCGCCGTCCTTCCCACGAGCCGTGAGCTGGTCGTCGGCGTACCGGTCGCGGCCAGCGAGGACGCGCTGCCCGACGGACAGGCGATCACCGCCCGGTTCAGTGGCGCCGCGACCGGCGACGTGGTCGTGGTCGTCGGGCAGGACCTGGCCGACGCGCTCAAGGAGAGCCCGCTCGGCGAGCTGGACCTGACCGCGGCGGTACGCCCGGCCCTGGAAGCCGCCGCCCGTACGTTCGGGCCGGTCGTGCTGGACCCGGGCCAGGTCATGGAGCCCGCCGTCGCGCTCAGCGCGCTGGCCGCCAAGCCGGGCGCGGTGGCCGTGCCGCTGCTCGACGGCGAGACCGTACGCGCGATCGTGGCGCTCTCGCTCACGCCCTGGCCCGCGGAAGCCGGTCCGGGCGGGGTCCCGGCCCGGCGGGCGGAGATCGGCGCCATCCGCGGTGGCCTGGACATGCTGCACGACGTCGAGATGGAGGTCTCGGCGGAGCTGGGCCGGACCAGGATGAGCGTGCGGGAGCTGCTGTCGCTGGTGCCCGGCGCGATCGTGGAGCTGGACCGGGCCGCGGGCAGCCCCGCGGACCTGCTGGTGAACGGCCGCCTCATCGCCCGCGGCGAGGTCGTCGTCATCGACGAGAACTTCGGCATCCGGATCACGGAGATCGTCGCCCCGGGCAGTGAACAGGGGTAGCCGTCCGTGATCGAACTCGTCCTGCGGATCGGCTTCTCGCTGCTGATCGTGTTCGGCCTGATGTGGGGCTTGGCCAAGGTGGTCCGGCGCCCGCTTACCGGCCGCCACAGGACGCCCAACCTCGCCGTACTGGACCGTCAGCAGCTCGCCCGCGGCGCGGTGGTGACGGTGGTGCAGGTCGCCGACAAGGCACTCATCCTCGGCGTGACCGACCAGTACGTGAGCCTGCTCGGTGAGACCGCGCTGGGGCCGTTCGAGCCGGTTCCGCCGGTGCACACGAAGAAGCGCGACCCGGTCTCGCTGGAGCAGGACGTCACGCTCCCGCCGGTGCACACCAAGAAGCGTGATCCCGTCGCGCTGAGGCCGGAAGCCACGCTCGCGGACGTGACGCTGCCGGCGGACCTGGCGGTACGGCACCGCGGCGGCCGCCTGGACGGCTCACTGCTGTCGCCGAGCACCTGGCGGGCGACCATGGAGTTCCTCCGCGATCGGACGTCGAGGCGATGATGCGCCGCGGGTTCGTACTGCTGCTGACCGGGTTGGCGCTGGCGCTCGCGCCGGCCGCCCCGGCGTCGGCCGACCCAGCCCCGGCCCCGGCGCCCGCCCCGGTCGCTCCCGCACCCGCTCCCGCCCCGGCCGTTCCCGCCCCGGCTCGGCACGCTCCGATGGTTCCTGTGGCGTACCGGGCGCCGGTCGCGCCGACCACACCGGCCGCGCCGATCCCGCCGAGCGGCGCCGTCAACGTCAACGTCAACGTGAACGGCGAGAACCGGCCCGCCAACTCGTTGGTGATCCTGCTCGGCATCACGTTGCTGTGGGTACTGCCCGCGCTGTTGCTGGTGTGCACGCCGTTCACCAAGGTGTTCATGGTCCTGGGGATCGCCCGCAACGCGCTCGGGCTGACCAGCATGCCGCCGAACCAGGTGCTGGCCGGGCTGGCGCTGTTCATCAGCCTGTTCATCATGGGCCCCACGCTGGCCCAGATGAACGAGCAGGGTCTGCAGCCGTACCTCAACGGCACCAAGACGCAGTCGCAGGCGTTCGAGGACGGCATCCAGCCGCTGCGGCAGTTCATGCTCAAGACGACCCGCCCGGACGAGATCGCGCTGATGGTGCGCGTCTCCGGCCAGCCGACGCCGGCGAACCAGGACGACCTGCCGATGACCACGCTGGTGCCCGCGTTCGTACTGTCGGAGCTGCGCGCGGCGTTCATCATCGGATTCGTCATCTTCATCCCGTTCATCATCATCGACATGGTGGTGTCCGCGTCACTGATGTCACTGGGCATGATGATGTTGCCACCGGTGACTGTGGCGCTGCCGTTCAAGTTGTTGCTGTTCGTGCTGGTCAACGGGTGGAGTCTGATCATCACGGCGCTAGTGGCGAGCTACGGATGAACTTCGACGCCCCGCTGGCCACGCTCCTCGCTGTGATGCTCGGAGCAGTACGGGCCGGGGCGTGGCTGGTCGTCAGCCCGCCGTTCAACTCGCGGCTCATCCCGGCTCCGGTCAAGGCGCTGATGTCGGTGGGGATCGCGATACCGATGACGCCGTACCTGACCACGTCGCTGCCCGCGATGACCGCCCCGGCGATCATCGCGAGCGCGGCGCTGCAGTTCTTCGTCGGCGCCTCGCTCGGGTTCATCACCGCGCTGTACTTCGCGGCGCTGCAGGCGGCGGGCGACCTGCTCGACGTGTTCGGCGGTTTCACGCTGGCGTACGCGTTCGACCCGCTGTCGCTGAGCCAGAGCTCGGTGTTCGGCCGCTTCTACAACCTGGTCGCGATGACGCTGCTGTTCGCCACGGACGCGTACCAGATGATCCTGCGCGGGTTTCTGCAGTCGTACGAGACGCTGCCGCTGAACGCGTCGTTCTCGATGGCCACGCTGGGCCGGGTGCTCACCGAGGGGGTGAGCGAGATGTTCCTGGCCGCGCTGCAGATCGCGGGCCCGTTGGTCGCGATCCTGTTTCTCACGGACGTGGCGT
Protein-coding regions in this window:
- a CDS encoding flagellar motor protein MotB; its protein translation is MATKSARRRKGGHEEHEEHVNHERWLVSYADMLTLLFVLFVVLFAMSTVDQKKFNELAAGLSAGFGAPTVVFQGQTSTLDGDGPAAQLLNIDPGARPDDGTSGTQKMTKEQQQAVQRAIQAEGRIRASKNADAAAKEAEDLKKIERKIADALAKVKLLDQVRFTIDRRGLVVTVVTNEVVFAGNRADLRPGGAKILDAVTPPLLALPNPIEVDGHTNQLNSPTTFYPSGWELSAARASRVVRYLTDHGLAKSRMSAVGYSDTKPLIDPRDPRAITMNRRVDVVVLTMLKPDQAGLLPAAAGDDAKPHVGQTTAEANAEANAEAGTTPSTTTTTHD
- a CDS encoding flagellar basal body-associated FliL family protein yields the protein MSEKDSAAPKKKGKLLLFLLGPVILLGGGGAGGYMLFASQKAEATPKAPEKGVVVTLEDPLTINLSAGHYLKLGFAMQMTADAGEEEIDTAEARDLAIDQYTGLDIAVLENEKGRAKAKQDLLAKLDQAYRKDKKQLVMDIYFTQFVTQ
- a CDS encoding flagellar motor switch protein FliM; protein product: MTNSPSAPATGRGTMPAVGRGKMSRRGTGGPAPYDFRRPIKLSREHVRTLQIAFETYARGCGTLLTTRLRVVSSVTLNSIEQLNYDEYVATLANPTILALVSLDPLPGTVLMEMSSPAVMTAIDHMLGGPGGPQPERPLTDVEMPLLRGLMERMLGELRYGFETLVDINPKLRDIEYNAQFLRAHQPGDAVVIASFEMKIGTEECVASICLPFNTILPVLEHHEAIELTPAERLARDVALRNLTGGLSAAPIDVAVRFHPIRMRTDDIVDLRPGDVVPLGHPISVPLDVTVNDTVFAHAVPGNQGARLACLVVPSPQEPSKEVGRL
- the fliN gene encoding flagellar motor switch protein FliN, with amino-acid sequence MTAPTITEPQVALARSAAEAARAVLPTSRELVVGVPVAASEDALPDGQAITARFSGAATGDVVVVVGQDLADALKESPLGELDLTAAVRPALEAAARTFGPVVLDPGQVMEPAVALSALAAKPGAVAVPLLDGETVRAIVALSLTPWPAEAGPGGVPARRAEIGAIRGGLDMLHDVEMEVSAELGRTRMSVRELLSLVPGAIVELDRAAGSPADLLVNGRLIARGEVVVIDENFGIRITEIVAPGSEQG
- a CDS encoding FliO/MopB family protein, which encodes MIELVLRIGFSLLIVFGLMWGLAKVVRRPLTGRHRTPNLAVLDRQQLARGAVVTVVQVADKALILGVTDQYVSLLGETALGPFEPVPPVHTKKRDPVSLEQDVTLPPVHTKKRDPVALRPEATLADVTLPADLAVRHRGGRLDGSLLSPSTWRATMEFLRDRTSRR
- the fliP gene encoding flagellar type III secretion system pore protein FliP (The bacterial flagellar biogenesis protein FliP forms a type III secretion system (T3SS)-type pore required for flagellar assembly.), with protein sequence MRRGFVLLLTGLALALAPAAPASADPAPAPAPAPVAPAPAPAPAVPAPARHAPMVPVAYRAPVAPTTPAAPIPPSGAVNVNVNVNGENRPANSLVILLGITLLWVLPALLLVCTPFTKVFMVLGIARNALGLTSMPPNQVLAGLALFISLFIMGPTLAQMNEQGLQPYLNGTKTQSQAFEDGIQPLRQFMLKTTRPDEIALMVRVSGQPTPANQDDLPMTTLVPAFVLSELRAAFIIGFVIFIPFIIIDMVVSASLMSLGMMMLPPVTVALPFKLLLFVLVNGWSLIITALVASYG
- a CDS encoding flagellar biosynthetic protein FliR, with product MNFDAPLATLLAVMLGAVRAGAWLVVSPPFNSRLIPAPVKALMSVGIAIPMTPYLTTSLPAMTAPAIIASAALQFFVGASLGFITALYFAALQAAGDLLDVFGGFTLAYAFDPLSLSQSSVFGRFYNLVAMTLLFATDAYQMILRGFLQSYETLPLNASFSMATLGRVLTEGVSEMFLAALQIAGPLVAILFLTDVAFGLLNRVAPALNAFQLGFPAKIFLVLALSGIAIAALPRALDSLIDKAVTAVVQLSGG